A DNA window from Bacteroidetes bacterium GWF2_43_63 contains the following coding sequences:
- a CDS encoding elongation factor G: MKVYQTGDIRNIALVGGAKSGKTTLAECFLLEGGVINRRGAVEDKNTVSDYREIELERQNSVFSTVLYAEYSGKKINIIDTPGFDDFVGEVLAALTVSDLAVMLINAQNGIEVTTEISWRNLTRMNKPVMFVMNQLDHEKANFDEVLRELQSQFGNKVIAVQYPVATGVGFNAVVDVLTKKLYKYPANGGKPEVLDIPESEKAKADAMRTALIEAAAESDEALMEKFFENGDLSEEELVNGLAASIIQRNIFPLLCASSKHNMGTGRLMEFVAQFGPSPLQGVPMKSKSGKEYHYKSSDPFCAFVFKTSIEQHLGEISFLKIAAGEISEGSDVVNGLNSTKERITQIFAVAGKNREKLEKAVAGDIVATVKLKNTSTNETLNNPKNSDEEIVSIQYPEPKYRTAIKAQNASDDEKLGAVLNELKKIDPTILVEYSKELKQIIVSCQGEMHMNAAKWHMESLEKVMVELYAPKIPYRETITKPAKAMYRHKKQSGGAGQFGEVHMMVEPWREGMSWVTEFPVRGSDEHILPWGGKLVFNNCIVGGAIDARFMPAILKGIMEKIEEGPLTGSYARDIVVYVYDGKMHPVDSNELSFKLAGRQAFKEAFKNAGPKILEPIYDVEVMVPSDRMGDVMTDLQGRRSVVMGMDSEGNYQKIKARVPLAEMNRYSTALSSLTSGKATYTMKMAEYQQVPTDVQTILLKTYEDQEKDEE, encoded by the coding sequence ATGAAAGTGTATCAGACTGGAGATATCCGCAACATCGCACTGGTTGGCGGTGCCAAATCTGGAAAAACGACTCTGGCCGAGTGTTTTCTGCTTGAAGGTGGTGTGATTAACCGCCGTGGCGCTGTTGAAGACAAGAACACTGTTTCGGATTACCGTGAAATAGAGCTCGAAAGACAGAATTCCGTTTTCTCAACCGTTCTGTATGCCGAATACAGCGGCAAGAAAATTAATATAATCGACACTCCGGGTTTCGACGATTTCGTAGGCGAAGTACTTGCAGCTCTCACTGTGAGCGACCTCGCTGTGATGCTCATCAATGCCCAGAACGGTATTGAAGTTACCACCGAAATCAGCTGGCGCAATCTTACCCGCATGAACAAGCCGGTGATGTTCGTCATGAACCAGCTTGATCACGAAAAAGCCAACTTCGACGAGGTGCTCCGCGAGCTCCAGAGCCAGTTTGGCAACAAAGTGATTGCTGTTCAGTACCCTGTTGCTACGGGCGTTGGATTCAACGCTGTTGTTGACGTACTCACAAAGAAACTCTATAAATATCCCGCTAACGGTGGTAAACCGGAAGTACTTGATATTCCAGAAAGCGAAAAAGCCAAAGCCGATGCAATGCGCACTGCTTTGATTGAAGCTGCAGCTGAATCAGATGAAGCATTGATGGAAAAATTCTTCGAAAACGGCGACCTGAGCGAGGAAGAACTCGTCAATGGTCTTGCCGCAAGTATCATTCAGCGTAATATTTTTCCATTGCTTTGCGCCAGCTCAAAACACAATATGGGTACTGGCCGCCTGATGGAATTCGTTGCTCAGTTTGGACCTTCACCGCTTCAGGGTGTTCCAATGAAATCGAAAAGCGGAAAAGAATATCATTACAAATCATCTGATCCTTTCTGTGCATTTGTTTTCAAAACAAGCATTGAACAGCACCTGGGCGAAATCAGTTTCCTCAAAATCGCAGCCGGTGAAATTTCCGAAGGATCGGATGTTGTCAACGGTCTCAACAGCACCAAAGAACGTATCACCCAGATTTTTGCCGTTGCCGGTAAAAACCGTGAGAAACTTGAAAAAGCTGTAGCCGGTGACATAGTAGCTACTGTGAAACTGAAAAACACTTCAACAAACGAAACGCTCAACAATCCGAAAAATTCTGACGAAGAAATCGTTTCTATTCAATATCCGGAACCAAAATACCGTACCGCCATTAAAGCGCAGAATGCTTCGGACGATGAAAAGCTTGGTGCTGTATTGAATGAATTGAAAAAAATTGATCCTACCATTCTTGTAGAATATTCGAAAGAGCTTAAGCAGATCATTGTCAGCTGTCAGGGCGAAATGCACATGAACGCTGCCAAATGGCATATGGAATCCCTTGAGAAGGTTATGGTGGAACTGTATGCTCCTAAAATTCCTTATCGCGAAACCATTACGAAACCTGCCAAAGCAATGTACCGCCACAAAAAACAATCGGGTGGCGCCGGACAGTTTGGCGAAGTTCACATGATGGTCGAACCATGGCGTGAAGGCATGAGCTGGGTAACTGAATTTCCTGTTCGTGGATCGGATGAGCATATTTTACCATGGGGTGGAAAACTCGTTTTCAACAACTGTATTGTTGGTGGTGCCATCGATGCACGCTTTATGCCTGCCATCCTGAAAGGTATCATGGAAAAAATCGAAGAAGGTCCGCTCACAGGATCTTATGCCCGCGACATCGTTGTTTATGTATATGACGGAAAGATGCACCCGGTTGATTCAAATGAACTTTCATTCAAGCTCGCTGGTCGACAGGCGTTCAAAGAAGCTTTCAAAAATGCAGGTCCAAAGATCCTCGAGCCGATTTATGATGTTGAAGTCATGGTTCCCTCCGATCGCATGGGCGATGTAATGACTGACCTTCAGGGCCGACGTTCTGTTGTAATGGGCATGGACAGCGAAGGAAACTATCAGAAAATTAAAGCCCGCGTTCCGCTGGCCGAAATGAACCGTTATTCAACAGCGCTTAGTTCACTCACTTCGGGAAAAGCAACCTATACTATGAAAATGGCCGAATACCAACAGGTGCCAACCGATGTTCAGACCATTCTGCTCAAAACGTACGAAGATCAGGAAAAAGACGAAGAATAG